From a single Streptomyces rubradiris genomic region:
- a CDS encoding ABC transporter permease — MFVAWRDLKFAKGRFALMGSVIVLITLLVGLLSGLTAGLGRQNVSAITGLPADKIAFQAPGGGQDLSYADSTVTERQWRQWAGAPGVESAEPLGITLTKATAAGRSTGVSAFGVEPGSRLAPHGDKITGSTVVLSTAAADDLGVRAGDSLALAGRRLDVAAVEGDAHFSHTPVIWTSLETWRKTAPPTGDGQGPSATVIALDTTSQADTAAVDRRAGTRTVSTGDSLSAIGSYASENGSLQLMRGFLFAISALVIGAFFTVWTIQRGGDIAVLKALGASTTGLLKDALGQAVVLLAGGTLIGTGIAAALGALVSGSAVPFLLTPATVLLPAAVIILLGVLGAALSIRRITSVDPLSALGSVR; from the coding sequence GTGTTCGTCGCCTGGAGAGACCTGAAGTTCGCCAAGGGGCGCTTCGCCCTGATGGGAAGTGTCATCGTGCTGATCACCCTGCTGGTCGGGCTGCTGTCCGGGCTGACGGCCGGACTGGGGCGGCAGAACGTATCCGCCATCACGGGACTGCCCGCCGACAAGATCGCCTTCCAGGCCCCCGGCGGCGGACAGGACCTGTCGTACGCCGACTCCACCGTCACCGAACGGCAGTGGCGGCAGTGGGCCGGGGCCCCCGGCGTCGAAAGCGCCGAACCACTGGGCATCACCCTCACCAAGGCCACCGCAGCAGGCAGGAGCACCGGGGTCTCGGCCTTCGGCGTCGAGCCCGGCTCCCGCCTCGCACCGCACGGCGACAAGATCACCGGCAGTACGGTGGTGCTGTCCACCGCGGCCGCCGACGACCTCGGCGTGCGGGCCGGCGACTCCCTGGCCCTGGCGGGCCGGCGACTGGACGTGGCCGCCGTCGAGGGCGACGCGCACTTCAGCCACACCCCGGTGATCTGGACCAGCCTGGAAACCTGGCGGAAGACCGCGCCGCCCACGGGCGACGGCCAAGGGCCGAGCGCCACCGTCATCGCCCTGGACACCACCTCCCAGGCCGACACGGCGGCCGTCGACCGGCGGGCCGGCACCCGAACGGTCTCCACCGGCGACTCACTGTCCGCGATCGGTTCCTACGCCTCCGAAAACGGCTCCCTGCAACTGATGCGCGGCTTCCTGTTCGCCATCTCCGCCCTCGTGATCGGCGCCTTCTTCACCGTCTGGACCATCCAGCGCGGCGGTGACATCGCCGTCCTCAAGGCACTGGGCGCCTCCACCACGGGCCTCCTCAAGGACGCCCTCGGCCAGGCCGTCGTCCTGCTCGCCGGCGGCACCCTGATCGGTACCGGCATCGCCGCCGCCCTCGGCGCCCTGGTGTCCGGCTCCGCCGTGCCGTTCCTCCTCACACCCGCCACCGTCCTGCTCCCGGCCGCCGTGATCATCCTCCTCGGTGTCCTCGGAGCCGCCCTGTCCATCCGCCGCATCACCTCCGTCGACCCGCTGAGCGCCCTGGGGAGCGTCCGATGA
- a CDS encoding methyltransferase, translated as MNTERQSAARLIDESLGFLFPAALRAAAAVRVADHMTDGDESVERLAEATGTDPRNLGRVLRLLATRGVVEETTTGRFRLTTTGQALRSTAPHSARAAILMLTDATMWRPAGEMHRCLTEGGSAFTGIFETTFFDYFARDAETAAVFHDGMAAMSDHENEPIAEAYDFPPAGTVVDVGGGHGGLLLEVLRRQPGLHGILHDQAHVLADHRLRDHDDITGRWSTVEGDFFSSVPPGDIYLIKRILHDWNDEQSALILRNCRQAMAPGGRILVIDAVVPPGNQPHQSKTLDLMMMSSLVGRERTEEDFVQLLKEAGLHLRRIVPTSTVLSVIEAVSTD; from the coding sequence ATGAACACGGAACGGCAATCCGCCGCCCGCCTGATCGACGAAAGCCTGGGCTTCCTGTTTCCAGCGGCGCTGCGCGCTGCCGCCGCCGTGCGGGTGGCCGACCACATGACGGACGGCGACGAGAGCGTCGAGCGGCTCGCCGAGGCGACGGGCACCGACCCCCGCAATCTCGGGCGGGTCCTGCGGCTGCTCGCCACTCGCGGCGTGGTCGAGGAAACGACCACGGGACGTTTCCGGCTGACCACCACCGGTCAGGCGCTGCGCTCGACCGCCCCTCATTCCGCCCGCGCCGCGATCCTCATGCTCACCGACGCGACCATGTGGCGCCCCGCCGGGGAGATGCACCGCTGCCTGACCGAGGGCGGCTCCGCCTTCACCGGCATCTTCGAAACGACGTTCTTCGACTACTTCGCACGCGACGCGGAAACCGCCGCCGTCTTCCACGACGGCATGGCCGCCATGTCGGACCACGAGAACGAACCCATCGCCGAGGCCTACGACTTTCCGCCCGCCGGCACCGTCGTCGACGTCGGCGGCGGCCACGGCGGTCTGCTTCTCGAAGTCCTCCGCCGACAGCCCGGCCTGCACGGAATCCTCCACGACCAGGCACACGTCCTCGCCGACCACCGGCTGCGCGACCACGACGACATCACCGGCCGATGGTCCACGGTCGAGGGCGACTTCTTCTCCTCGGTCCCGCCCGGGGACATCTACCTCATCAAGCGCATCCTCCACGACTGGAACGACGAACAGTCCGCCCTCATCCTGCGCAACTGCCGGCAGGCCATGGCACCCGGCGGCCGCATCCTCGTCATCGACGCCGTCGTACCACCCGGCAATCAGCCCCACCAGTCCAAGACCCTCGACCTGATGATGATGAGTTCCCTGGTGGGACGCGAACGCACCGAAGAGGACTTCGTCCAGCTCCTCAAGGAAGCAGGACTGCACCTGCGACGCATCGTGCCGACATCAACCGTGCTGTCCGTCATCGAAGCCGTGAGCACTGACTAG
- a CDS encoding diadenosine tetraphosphate hydrolase, with amino-acid sequence MTGDWRTDRIRAALSGANPTVLRRLTSGFAVIGDVQFLPGYSVLLVDQPDVQRLSDLPRAKRLSFLSDMDRLGEAVERACRRLDPAFRRVNLEILGNTDPFLHAHVWPRYEWEPADVVGRPVWLYPPERWVDPRFRLGPQHDVLREAISDELDELRSAT; translated from the coding sequence ATGACTGGTGACTGGCGGACGGACCGGATCAGGGCTGCGCTGAGCGGCGCGAACCCGACCGTGCTGCGACGACTGACGTCGGGGTTCGCGGTGATCGGGGACGTGCAGTTCCTGCCCGGCTACTCGGTCCTGCTCGTGGATCAGCCGGATGTACAGCGGCTGTCGGACCTGCCGAGAGCGAAGCGGCTGTCGTTCCTGTCCGACATGGACCGGCTCGGTGAAGCGGTCGAGCGTGCCTGCCGGCGGCTCGATCCGGCTTTCCGCCGGGTCAATCTGGAGATCTTGGGGAACACGGACCCGTTCTTGCACGCGCATGTCTGGCCGCGGTACGAGTGGGAACCGGCCGATGTGGTGGGCAGGCCAGTGTGGCTCTATCCGCCTGAACGGTGGGTTGACCCGCGGTTCAGGCTCGGTCCGCAGCATGACGTGCTGCGTGAGGCGATCAGCGACGAACTGGACGAGCTCCGTTCGGCGACTTGA
- a CDS encoding response regulator: MTDATPIRLLLADDHPVVRAGLRAVLETEPGLVVVAEAATAEDAVSRAAEGDIDVVLMDLRFGKGMGGAEATARITARPGAPRVLIVTTYDSDADTLPAIEAGATGYLLKDAPPEDLAAAVRTAAAGRTTLAPTVADRLMHRLRAPATALTRRETEVLALVADGLSNQAVGDRLHLTEGTVKSHLARVYAKLDVDSRTAAVAVATDLGLIRR, translated from the coding sequence GTGACCGACGCCACGCCCATCCGCCTGCTCCTGGCCGACGACCACCCCGTGGTACGGGCCGGACTGCGCGCCGTACTGGAGACCGAACCCGGCCTCGTCGTCGTGGCCGAGGCCGCCACCGCCGAGGACGCCGTCAGCCGCGCCGCCGAAGGGGACATCGACGTCGTGCTGATGGACCTGCGATTCGGCAAGGGCATGGGCGGCGCCGAGGCCACCGCCCGGATCACGGCCCGGCCCGGCGCCCCCCGGGTCCTGATCGTCACCACCTACGACTCCGACGCCGACACGCTGCCCGCCATCGAGGCCGGCGCCACCGGCTACCTCCTCAAGGACGCCCCGCCCGAGGACCTGGCCGCCGCCGTGCGCACCGCGGCCGCCGGACGCACCACGCTGGCCCCCACCGTCGCCGACCGGCTGATGCACCGGCTGCGCGCCCCCGCCACCGCCCTGACCCGGCGCGAGACCGAGGTCCTCGCCCTGGTCGCCGACGGCCTGTCCAACCAGGCCGTCGGCGACCGTCTCCACCTGACCGAGGGCACGGTCAAGTCCCACCTGGCCCGCGTCTACGCCAAACTCGACGTCGACTCCCGCACCGCCGCCGTCGCCGTCGCCACCGACCTCGGCCTCATCCGCCGCTGA
- a CDS encoding sensor histidine kinase, translating into MNTTAPALTPTTRALAWCLHLLVIGLLALAAGRAVTDARPHAGVIVAASAVCGLAYAAGPVLPCVRRSRRAAVLWLAVVGACWLLLLALSPDAVWVAFPLYFLQLHLLPRRAGLAAVAATAVAAVAGFAAHQDTFGPAMAIGPALGAAVAVAVVWGYEALYRESEHRRGLIEELTATRADLAAAQHTAGVLAERDRLAREIHDTLAQGLSSIQLLLRAAERALPQAPQNAARYVDQARQAAVDNLAEARRFVAALTPPTLEGTTLAGALERLCTTTSARHRLTARFRLTGDPAPLTTAQEVALLRIAQSALANTVRHAEATTADVTLGCLGDHVALDIVDDGRGFDPGRLPAPDPEAGGFGLAAMRARAHALGGTLTLTSAPGHGTALAARLPLTPPTRIQPEARP; encoded by the coding sequence GTGAACACCACTGCTCCCGCCCTGACCCCGACCACCCGGGCCCTCGCCTGGTGCCTGCACCTGCTGGTCATCGGCCTGCTCGCCCTTGCCGCCGGCCGCGCCGTGACCGACGCCCGGCCGCATGCCGGAGTGATCGTCGCCGCGTCGGCCGTGTGCGGCCTGGCGTACGCGGCCGGGCCCGTCCTGCCGTGCGTACGCCGTTCGCGGCGGGCCGCCGTGCTGTGGCTGGCCGTCGTGGGCGCCTGCTGGCTGCTGCTGCTCGCCCTGTCCCCCGACGCCGTGTGGGTGGCCTTCCCGCTGTACTTCCTCCAGCTGCACCTGCTGCCCCGGCGTGCCGGACTGGCGGCCGTGGCCGCCACCGCCGTCGCGGCCGTCGCGGGCTTCGCCGCCCACCAGGACACCTTCGGCCCCGCCATGGCCATCGGCCCGGCCCTGGGCGCCGCCGTGGCGGTCGCCGTGGTGTGGGGATACGAGGCCCTGTACCGGGAGAGCGAACACCGCCGCGGGCTGATCGAGGAACTCACCGCGACCCGCGCCGATCTGGCCGCCGCCCAGCACACCGCCGGCGTGCTCGCCGAACGCGACCGGCTGGCCCGCGAGATCCACGACACCCTCGCCCAGGGCCTGTCCAGCATCCAGCTGCTGCTGCGCGCCGCCGAACGCGCGCTGCCCCAGGCACCACAGAACGCGGCCCGCTACGTCGACCAGGCACGGCAGGCCGCCGTCGACAACCTCGCCGAGGCCCGCCGCTTCGTCGCCGCCCTCACTCCGCCCACGCTGGAGGGCACCACCCTGGCCGGCGCCCTGGAGCGCCTGTGCACCACCACTTCCGCCCGGCACCGGCTCACCGCACGCTTCCGCCTCACCGGCGACCCCGCCCCGCTCACCACCGCCCAGGAGGTCGCCCTGCTGCGCATCGCCCAGTCCGCCCTCGCCAACACCGTCCGCCACGCCGAGGCCACCACCGCCGACGTCACCCTCGGCTGCCTCGGCGACCACGTCGCCCTCGACATCGTCGACGACGGGCGCGGCTTCGACCCCGGCCGGCTTCCCGCCCCCGACCCGGAAGCCGGCGGCTTCGGACTGGCCGCCATGCGCGCCCGCGCCCATGCCCTCGGCGGCACCCTGACCCTCACGTCCGCTCCCGGCCACGGCACCGCCCTGGCCGCCCGGTTGCCCCTCACCCCGCCCACCCGGATCCAGCCCGAGGCCCGCCCGTGA
- a CDS encoding O-methyltransferase, with amino-acid sequence MLTVKGGMAEHAMPPRVVAAEHAAGEAGFNKSCVLEVGRLLGLAAAAKPHGVIAESGTGSGVGTAWLHSGLGAGAHLVTVERDEALARRAAGVFADDDRVGVLTGDWRLLERHAPFDVFFCDGGGKRDDPEGVVELLAPGGLLILDDFTPSPHWPPRFGGEVDELRLFYLTHPVLNATEVLTTPTSSAVVASRRLSPGRS; translated from the coding sequence ATGCTCACGGTGAAGGGGGGCATGGCAGAACATGCGATGCCACCCCGTGTGGTAGCCGCGGAGCATGCCGCTGGCGAGGCGGGATTCAACAAGAGTTGCGTCCTGGAAGTCGGCAGGCTGCTCGGTCTGGCCGCGGCCGCGAAGCCCCACGGGGTCATCGCGGAGAGCGGCACCGGTTCCGGAGTGGGCACTGCCTGGCTGCACAGTGGCCTCGGCGCCGGTGCCCACCTGGTCACCGTGGAGCGTGACGAGGCGCTGGCCCGTCGAGCGGCCGGCGTCTTCGCGGACGACGACCGTGTCGGTGTTCTCACCGGGGACTGGCGGCTGCTTGAGCGGCACGCCCCGTTCGATGTCTTCTTCTGCGACGGCGGAGGCAAGCGTGACGATCCCGAGGGGGTCGTCGAGTTGCTCGCTCCCGGTGGCCTTCTCATCCTGGACGACTTCACCCCCTCGCCCCATTGGCCACCTCGTTTCGGCGGCGAAGTGGACGAACTCCGCCTGTTCTACCTCACGCATCCAGTCCTGAACGCCACCGAAGTACTGACAACGCCGACCAGTTCAGCGGTTGTCGCGTCACGACGCCTCTCGCCAGGAAGGTCGTAA
- a CDS encoding ABC transporter ATP-binding protein has product MSLNLTDVTLTYPDGDTRLTALDHVGLDVPRGTLTVVAGPSGSGKSSLLAVAATLITPDSGTVSIDGQTTTGLTRGELTALRRHKIGIVFQQPNLLPSLTAAEQLQVMARIAGREPRTARTRAMELLDAVGLAGHPARRPHQLSGGQRQRVNIARALMNDPTVLLVDEPTSALDHERGAAVIDLITRLTHEQATATVLVTHDRTHLTAADQLAEVHDGRLRLRTPIH; this is encoded by the coding sequence ATGAGCCTGAACCTGACCGACGTCACTCTCACCTACCCCGACGGCGACACCCGCCTGACCGCACTCGACCACGTCGGCCTCGATGTCCCCAGGGGCACCCTGACCGTCGTGGCCGGCCCTTCCGGCTCCGGCAAGTCCAGCCTCCTCGCCGTCGCCGCCACCCTGATCACCCCCGACAGCGGCACCGTCAGCATCGACGGCCAGACCACCACCGGCTTGACCCGGGGCGAGCTCACCGCACTGCGCCGCCACAAGATCGGCATCGTCTTCCAGCAGCCCAACCTGCTGCCCTCCCTCACCGCCGCCGAGCAGCTCCAGGTCATGGCCCGGATCGCCGGCCGCGAACCCCGCACCGCCCGTACCCGCGCGATGGAACTCCTGGACGCCGTCGGCCTGGCCGGGCACCCCGCGCGGCGGCCCCATCAGCTCTCCGGCGGCCAGCGCCAGCGCGTCAACATCGCCCGCGCGCTGATGAACGACCCCACCGTCCTCCTGGTCGACGAGCCCACCAGCGCCCTCGACCACGAACGAGGCGCCGCCGTCATCGACCTGATCACCCGCCTCACCCACGAGCAGGCCACCGCCACCGTCCTGGTCACCCACGACCGCACCCACCTCACCGCCGCCGACCAGCTCGCCGAAGTCCACGACGGCCGCCTCCGCCTGCGGACGCCGATCCACTGA
- a CDS encoding dicarboxylate/amino acid:cation symporter: MSVSASASTETPVKPARRIPAVPFWAQIVAGLVLGVVLGWITRSHDVQWLYTTLDKIGHIFVQLLKLAVAPLVFFAILVSITNLRKVNNAARLASRTLLWFMITSLIAVAIGLVIGLITNPGAGTGLTPKDGEKPKHAGSWLDFLTGIIPTDVITPFTELNVLQIVFMAAVAGIAALKLGDKAQPILTLSESVLELLQKALWWVIRLAPLGTVGLIGYAIADYGWDLIGKYATFTADVYIGCALVLFGVYPLLLATVAKVNPVQFFKGAWPAIQLAFVSRSSVGTMPVTVKVTERLGVPKEYTSFAVPFGATTKMDGCAAIYPALAAIFIAQIFDVQLSIGDYLLIAFVSVVGSAATAGLTGATVMLTLTLSTLGLPLEGVGLLMAIDPVLDMMRTATNVAGQALVPVVVAAREKILDVDAYNSASASPVDDDYGVRDAEQKVTLPVTA; the protein is encoded by the coding sequence GTGTCCGTGTCCGCGTCCGCGAGCACCGAAACCCCCGTCAAGCCCGCCCGGCGCATACCCGCGGTCCCCTTCTGGGCCCAGATCGTCGCCGGTCTCGTCCTCGGCGTCGTCCTCGGCTGGATCACCCGCAGCCATGACGTGCAGTGGCTGTACACCACGCTCGACAAGATCGGCCACATCTTCGTCCAGCTGCTGAAGCTGGCCGTCGCCCCGCTGGTCTTCTTCGCGATCCTGGTGTCCATCACCAACCTGCGCAAGGTGAACAACGCCGCCCGGCTGGCCTCCCGCACCCTGCTCTGGTTCATGATCACATCGCTGATCGCGGTCGCCATCGGCCTCGTCATCGGCCTGATCACCAACCCGGGCGCGGGCACCGGCCTCACCCCGAAGGACGGCGAGAAGCCCAAGCACGCCGGTTCCTGGCTGGACTTCCTCACCGGCATCATCCCGACGGACGTCATCACGCCCTTCACCGAGCTGAACGTCCTGCAGATCGTCTTCATGGCCGCCGTCGCCGGCATCGCCGCCCTGAAGCTCGGTGACAAGGCGCAGCCGATCCTCACCCTCAGCGAGTCGGTCCTGGAACTGCTGCAGAAGGCCCTGTGGTGGGTCATCCGCCTCGCCCCGCTCGGCACCGTCGGCCTCATCGGCTACGCCATCGCCGACTACGGCTGGGACCTCATCGGCAAGTACGCCACCTTCACCGCCGACGTCTACATCGGCTGCGCCCTGGTCCTCTTCGGTGTCTACCCGCTGCTGCTGGCGACCGTGGCCAAGGTCAACCCGGTCCAGTTCTTCAAGGGCGCCTGGCCCGCCATCCAGCTGGCCTTCGTCTCCCGCTCGTCCGTCGGCACCATGCCGGTCACGGTCAAGGTCACCGAGCGCCTCGGCGTGCCGAAGGAGTACACCTCCTTCGCCGTCCCGTTCGGCGCCACGACGAAGATGGACGGCTGCGCCGCGATCTACCCGGCCCTCGCCGCGATCTTCATCGCCCAGATCTTCGACGTGCAGCTGAGCATCGGCGACTACCTGCTGATCGCCTTCGTCTCCGTGGTCGGCTCCGCGGCCACCGCCGGTCTGACCGGTGCCACGGTCATGCTGACGCTCACCCTGTCCACGCTGGGCCTGCCGCTGGAGGGCGTGGGCCTGCTGATGGCGATCGACCCGGTACTGGACATGATGCGCACGGCCACCAACGTCGCCGGCCAGGCACTGGTCCCGGTCGTCGTCGCCGCCCGCGAGAAGATCCTCGACGTCGACGCGTACAACTCCGCCTCGGCGTCTCCGGTGGACGACGACTACGGCGTGCGCGACGCCGAGCAGAAGGTGACCCTGCCGGTCACCGCCTGA
- a CDS encoding endonuclease/exonuclease/phosphatase family protein, producing the protein MWAGALGVACVMLMGPSAPTGALFARPLPAGAVKGVVPNRVMTWNLCNPCDRSNLDRAREIATYAPQVIGVQEACVRDVERIRIHLRRFYGLVYHVEYGTVLQDWGRCGGVPWNPGGYGQAVLSAAPMTDPVSVEYPDGGSEDRGYMAVTTTVDGRSVRVFNTHLAQRRQEAVRAGQTKVLAAAVSRHDRVIVLGDFNAVPDAPELAPMWELATDADPRCRPTYTVGCTPTTDWQSKFDYVFLRGITPLGHRVHPTPYSDHDLLHTDLDTDQESHGT; encoded by the coding sequence ATGTGGGCGGGCGCCTTGGGCGTGGCCTGCGTGATGCTCATGGGCCCCAGCGCACCGACCGGTGCCCTCTTCGCCCGGCCACTGCCCGCCGGAGCCGTCAAGGGCGTCGTACCGAACCGGGTCATGACGTGGAACCTCTGCAACCCGTGCGACAGGAGCAACCTCGACCGGGCACGGGAGATCGCCACCTACGCGCCCCAGGTCATCGGCGTGCAGGAAGCCTGCGTGCGGGACGTGGAGCGGATACGGATCCATCTGAGGAGGTTCTACGGGCTGGTCTACCACGTCGAGTACGGGACGGTTCTCCAGGACTGGGGCCGCTGCGGGGGAGTGCCGTGGAATCCCGGGGGCTACGGCCAGGCGGTCCTCTCGGCGGCGCCGATGACGGACCCCGTCAGCGTGGAATATCCCGACGGCGGTTCCGAGGACCGTGGGTACATGGCGGTCACCACCACGGTGGACGGCCGGTCCGTCCGCGTCTTCAACACACACCTCGCCCAACGACGCCAGGAAGCGGTCCGGGCAGGCCAGACCAAAGTGCTCGCCGCAGCCGTCTCCCGCCACGACCGCGTGATCGTCCTCGGCGACTTCAACGCCGTGCCGGACGCCCCCGAACTCGCCCCCATGTGGGAACTGGCCACGGACGCGGACCCCCGGTGCCGTCCCACGTACACCGTCGGTTGCACCCCGACCACCGACTGGCAGAGCAAGTTCGATTACGTGTTCCTACGGGGCATCACACCGCTCGGCCACCGCGTGCACCCCACCCCGTACTCGGACCACGACCTGCTGCACACCGACCTGGACACCGACCAGGAAAGCCACGGCACTTGA
- a CDS encoding helix-turn-helix domain-containing protein gives MHDQRVRQLFVQLRRLKDRSGMSLTSLAAKTGYSRSSWERYLNGKALPPRRAVEDLARATGADVARLLALHEVAEEVWQQRAPAPAGPGQEEAAADGRAGEPDRRPDDPERGATATAAERPGVRRPVVLVAVVLAALFGTGIGILIGLPLGGGGDAGPPTAQGTPSARPSGSTTASAGPGRYVFRPGRTYPCKVRRAGAAGGLSAGYSTTRTAVLAGPGWDVVEAQCLLRHREMDPGVVDGVYGQQTIAAVMRLQKQAGLPADGVVGPHTWQVLRG, from the coding sequence ATGCACGACCAGCGGGTCCGGCAGCTTTTCGTGCAGTTGCGCAGACTGAAAGACCGCAGCGGCATGAGCCTGACGTCGCTCGCGGCCAAGACCGGCTACAGCCGCTCGTCCTGGGAGCGTTACCTCAACGGCAAGGCCCTGCCGCCACGCCGAGCCGTGGAGGACCTCGCGCGGGCCACCGGGGCCGACGTGGCTCGGCTGCTGGCCCTGCACGAAGTGGCCGAAGAGGTGTGGCAGCAACGCGCCCCGGCGCCGGCCGGCCCCGGCCAGGAGGAGGCGGCGGCCGACGGCCGGGCCGGCGAGCCGGACCGGCGGCCGGACGACCCTGAGCGGGGAGCGACGGCGACGGCTGCCGAACGGCCAGGCGTACGCAGACCGGTCGTCCTCGTCGCCGTCGTCCTCGCCGCGCTCTTCGGGACGGGCATCGGCATCCTGATCGGCCTGCCCCTGGGCGGCGGCGGAGACGCCGGCCCGCCTACGGCGCAGGGCACGCCCAGCGCACGGCCGAGCGGCAGCACCACCGCGAGCGCGGGGCCGGGCCGGTACGTCTTCAGACCGGGCCGGACCTACCCGTGCAAGGTTCGCCGGGCCGGCGCGGCCGGCGGGCTGAGCGCCGGATACAGCACGACACGCACCGCCGTCCTCGCCGGTCCCGGCTGGGACGTGGTGGAGGCCCAATGCCTGCTGCGCCACCGCGAGATGGACCCCGGTGTCGTCGACGGTGTCTACGGTCAGCAGACCATCGCCGCTGTGATGCGTCTGCAGAAACAGGCCGGACTGCCGGCGGACGGCGTGGTGGGCCCGCACACGTGGCAGGTGCTGCGCGGATGA
- a CDS encoding MFS transporter, with product MACSMPSRWGGPDDLWSTPRTLLPTGRVPARRENRSVEERTLFSTGQADAIGGVTTSPPISPEMRSPALLGRSMIGLLLCTVSGFIGFNLLLSTVPEYASQTSGRTAAAGIVTGTLMAATVAVQPAVPRLLARLGYRTAMITSMVLLGAPALVLGVSDQFATTVICSVLRGLGFGVFVVAGSAAVAELSPPGRRSQGVGWYGVATGLGGMVGTPFGVLLAHEFGYGPLFAAGAAAPAVGVLGALAVTAPRPAPVVRPRVLAGTTRATILRPLLLLTTGTMASGAVVTFLPLAAPRQPVWLTPLALLLVQSGLTGSRYLSGRLGDRFGDQRLLLPATLMTAVGVLGGMLTDTTAALLPLMAVFGMGVGATQNATLALMLHRAGRAELSVASARWNLAFDVGLGLGGFCIGLIAQYTSHATGFAVVSAALVLASALAVAETKGRVRAR from the coding sequence ATGGCCTGTTCGATGCCGTCGCGCTGGGGTGGCCCCGATGACCTGTGGTCCACACCGCGCACGCTTTTACCCACCGGGAGGGTGCCGGCCAGGCGCGAGAACCGTTCGGTGGAGGAACGGACATTGTTTTCGACTGGGCAGGCTGATGCAATCGGGGGGGTGACGACGTCTCCGCCGATATCACCTGAAATGCGAAGTCCAGCCCTCTTAGGCCGCTCCATGATCGGCCTTCTGCTCTGTACCGTGAGCGGCTTCATCGGGTTCAATCTGCTGCTCTCGACCGTCCCGGAGTACGCCTCGCAGACCAGCGGCCGTACGGCCGCGGCCGGCATCGTGACCGGCACGCTGATGGCTGCCACGGTCGCCGTGCAGCCGGCCGTTCCCCGCCTGCTGGCCCGCCTCGGCTACCGCACCGCGATGATCACCAGCATGGTCCTGCTCGGCGCCCCGGCGCTGGTACTCGGCGTCTCGGACCAGTTCGCGACGACGGTGATCTGCTCCGTGCTGCGCGGGCTGGGCTTCGGCGTGTTCGTCGTGGCCGGCAGTGCCGCGGTGGCCGAACTGTCGCCGCCCGGACGGCGCAGCCAAGGGGTGGGCTGGTACGGCGTGGCGACGGGCCTCGGCGGCATGGTGGGAACACCGTTCGGCGTATTACTGGCGCACGAGTTCGGTTACGGCCCGCTGTTCGCCGCGGGCGCCGCGGCCCCGGCCGTCGGGGTTCTGGGGGCGCTCGCGGTGACGGCGCCGCGTCCCGCTCCCGTCGTACGCCCCAGGGTTCTGGCCGGAACGACCCGGGCGACGATTCTGCGGCCGCTCCTCCTGCTCACCACGGGGACGATGGCGTCCGGCGCGGTGGTGACGTTCCTCCCGCTGGCCGCGCCGCGGCAACCGGTCTGGTTGACGCCCCTCGCTCTGCTGCTGGTCCAATCGGGGCTGACCGGCAGCCGCTACCTGTCGGGGCGGCTGGGCGACCGTTTCGGTGACCAGCGGTTGCTGCTGCCGGCGACTCTCATGACCGCGGTGGGCGTTCTCGGCGGCATGTTGACCGACACTACCGCCGCGCTCCTGCCACTGATGGCGGTGTTCGGCATGGGGGTCGGCGCGACGCAGAACGCCACGCTGGCCCTGATGCTGCACCGGGCGGGACGCGCGGAGCTCAGCGTCGCCAGCGCGCGATGGAACCTTGCCTTCGACGTCGGACTCGGCCTCGGCGGCTTCTGCATCGGCCTGATCGCCCAGTACACGAGTCATGCCACCGGCTTCGCCGTGGTGTCCGCGGCGCTCGTACTGGCGAGTGCCCTCGCCGTGGCGGAGACGAAGGGGAGAGTTCGGGCTCGCTGA